In Pelodictyon luteolum DSM 273, the genomic stretch ATTGTTGCCGGCGGGCATTCAACCCTGAATACCAACCCTATAGCTCTCGGCACCACCAGCAATGAAACCATCGACGTTACCTGCAGGACTCTGGATTCGATTCTCGAGGAAAACGGGGTAGAGCCTGGTTTTGACTTCATCTCAATCGATATAGAAGGCCATGAGATGGAGATGTTCAAGGGTTTTACACTCACGAAATGGAAACCAAAACTGGTACTGCTGGAAGACCATGTTACCAACCACCGAAAACACAACCATATGGTTTCGAACGGTTATCAGGTCATCATGAGGACCGGCTTGAACAGCTGGTATGTCCCGAAATCTGACGGGTACAGGTTATCCGTGGCAGCAAGGATTGAATTCATTCGCAAATACTGGCTGGGACTCGGCTTCAGGAAGGTAAAATATTTCAGGATGCCCTTATAGGGCGGTAGGATTCCTAACCGCACAACTCCTGAACAACTGATGCCACAGCGTCCGACATAAGGTTCTCCTGGCACCGGTAGTGGCCGTACCGGCAGGTCCGCTGGAAACAAGGCGCACATGGTTCGGTCGACTGCATGATGACGCTCCTGCTGCCGAGCGGACGGGTCCAGCCTGGGCTTGTCGAACCGAACAGGCCAATGAGCGGCGTACCGACGTACCCTGCGAGGTGCATCAACCCCGAATCGTTCGACACCACCGCTTTTCCTGCAGCCATGATTCCTGCCGCCTCCACAAGAGAGGTCTTCCCGGTCAGGTCTTCCACCCGGCCAGGCGCTGCTGCGGCAATCTTACGGGCCTCATCACTGTCGGCAGCAGTACCCAGAACCACGACCCTTTCACCTGCCTGCAATCGGGCCAGCTCGGCAAAATGGGGCCAGCGTTTCGCTGGGCCGTATGCGGCACCGGGACAGTAAACGACCACACCGCGATAACGTTCATCGGCTGGCACCGCTTTCCCGCCCCATGCTTCGGGTTCGCGGTACGGTACCTGCAGGATCTCGGCATACTCCTTCGTGATGTGCTGCGACTTGTCTCGGAGCCTGCCCGGAAGCCGCTCGGTCAAAAGCAACCCGCGCATCTCACGCGAAAGCCCCCGTCGAACCGGAATGCCAGCCTGGAAAGCGAACCACGCCGATGAGAAGGAATAGGGTAATAGGTAAATAGCGGAAAACCCCGCAGACTGCACGGACTCAAGCGTCCGGCTGCGCTCTGCACTGTCTGCCCGATCAAATGCAATCTGCGGCAACTCGGAAAGGAGCGCTACCAGCCCGCCCATCTTCTTCGGGACGAGCAAGGTTGTTTCCGCCCGGCGCCGAGCCGGTAGGCGTTCGACAACGGAAAGGGCAAGCAGGAGATCCCCGATCCAGTTCGGCAGGAGGATGGCGGAACGGCTCTTCATTTCACTGCAATAAAGTGTTTCTTGCTCAGCTCGAGCCCCAGCGCCCTCTCCAGCTTGAGCATGAGCCGATGCTTCTTCTCCCGTTTCGTCAGCACGTGGTCGGGGTTAGCTTGGAACAGTCCCTGTTCCTTCGCCAACCACTCCCTGATCACCTCCGGATGAGCGCCAGTGAACGGCCTGATAATCTGCTGGTCGATTTCGCCGTAGTCGATGCGCTTATGGCTGTTGCTCCAGTACTTCTGCACATTCTCCGACTTCCGGTTCATCTCCTCCTCGCTCCGCACCCAGCCGTAGTGGTAGATGTGCGCCCCGGTATGGGCGGCCCGCGGGTAGCGGGTCACCCTCCCCCGATCTGCCAGCACATGCCAGAAAAGCCCGTCAGGCGCACAGCTCTTCACAGAGTTTTTGATGATGCGCGCCTCGCGCCGGTACCAACCGGGAGAATCGAGCACGCTCTGGGCGTTGCCGTAGAAATGGTGGTAATCAAACGTCAGTGCCTCCACCCTGTCGTCATTGAGATGGCGGCGGCAGGCGTCAACTATCTTCTGCAGCTCATCCTCATGCACGACTTCATCGCCCTCAAGGTAAAAGGCCCAATCGCCAGAAGTGTTGAACTGCGCAATCATCTTCTGCTGGCCGTAGACGTAGCCGCCCGACTGCATTTTATCGTTCCACCTTGACTCGATGATGCGGATTTTCGGGTCCCCTATCGAATGCACCCTCTCGAGCGTGTCGTCGTCCCCATAACCCACGTTCACGACAAACTCGTCGACAATTGAGAGGACCGAGCGTA encodes the following:
- a CDS encoding FkbM family methyltransferase, coding for MDMGSVDFQNRYVRNFKVSHAYEQELERSFFNNKPQGFFVDVGANEPVIQSQTYHFEQLGWRGLLLEPIPHYVQLLKEQRTGKVIQYACSSPQNHGNTLKLIVAGGHSTLNTNPIALGTTSNETIDVTCRTLDSILEENGVEPGFDFISIDIEGHEMEMFKGFTLTKWKPKLVLLEDHVTNHRKHNHMVSNGYQVIMRTGLNSWYVPKSDGYRLSVAARIEFIRKYWLGLGFRKVKYFRMPL
- the waaF gene encoding lipopolysaccharide heptosyltransferase II; the protein is MKSRSAILLPNWIGDLLLALSVVERLPARRRAETTLLVPKKMGGLVALLSELPQIAFDRADSAERSRTLESVQSAGFSAIYLLPYSFSSAWFAFQAGIPVRRGLSREMRGLLLTERLPGRLRDKSQHITKEYAEILQVPYREPEAWGGKAVPADERYRGVVVYCPGAAYGPAKRWPHFAELARLQAGERVVVLGTAADSDEARKIAAAAPGRVEDLTGKTSLVEAAGIMAAGKAVVSNDSGLMHLAGYVGTPLIGLFGSTSPGWTRPLGSRSVIMQSTEPCAPCFQRTCRYGHYRCQENLMSDAVASVVQELCG
- a CDS encoding glycosyl transferase encodes the protein MKISAFTFIRNGTIYGFPFVESIRSVLSIVDEFVVNVGYGDDDTLERVHSIGDPKIRIIESRWNDKMQSGGYVYGQQKMIAQFNTSGDWAFYLEGDEVVHEDELQKIVDACRRHLNDDRVEALTFDYHHFYGNAQSVLDSPGWYRREARIIKNSVKSCAPDGLFWHVLADRGRVTRYPRAAHTGAHIYHYGWVRSEEEMNRKSENVQKYWSNSHKRIDYGEIDQQIIRPFTGAHPEVIREWLAKEQGLFQANPDHVLTKREKKHRLMLKLERALGLELSKKHFIAVK